One Microbacterium sp. W4I20 DNA window includes the following coding sequences:
- a CDS encoding WXG100 family type VII secretion target, producing MGNDGYKMQFGAVDTAGTDLVRGANNIDTKLNDMENALKPLQANWTGSASEAYVQAKAQWNSALSEMKALLTDIGRQVSQDSADGQANESKNMNRW from the coding sequence ATGGGTAACGACGGTTACAAGATGCAGTTCGGTGCTGTCGACACGGCAGGTACCGACCTGGTCCGTGGTGCGAACAACATCGACACCAAGCTCAACGACATGGAGAACGCGCTCAAGCCGCTCCAGGCGAACTGGACGGGTTCGGCCTCTGAGGCCTACGTCCAGGCGAAGGCGCAGTGGAACTCGGCGCTGAGCGAGATGAAGGCGCTGCTGACCGACATCGGCCGCCAGGTCTCGCAGGACTCGGCAGATGGTCAGGCCAACGAGAGCAAGAACATGAACCGCTGGTGA
- a CDS encoding WXG100 family type VII secretion target, protein MAGEVSAADGALQQGASIVSSSKTDIIGELNSIQSQLSGIGASWAGSGAAAFQQTFQAWQEKSRKITNALDTFEQNLRDSQSAYTQTDDSSAQAQNKFMGRLG, encoded by the coding sequence GTGGCAGGAGAAGTCTCTGCAGCGGATGGTGCCCTGCAGCAAGGTGCCAGCATCGTCAGCAGTTCGAAGACGGACATCATCGGTGAGCTGAACTCGATTCAGAGCCAGCTCTCCGGCATCGGTGCGTCATGGGCCGGCTCGGGGGCCGCCGCGTTCCAGCAGACGTTCCAGGCGTGGCAGGAGAAGTCGCGCAAGATCACGAACGCGCTCGACACGTTCGAGCAGAACCTGCGTGACTCGCAGTCTGCTTACACCCAGACCGACGACTCGTCGGCACAGGCTCAGAACAAGTTCATGGGCCGTCTCGGCTGA